Proteins encoded by one window of Enterococcus faecalis:
- a CDS encoding glycoside hydrolase family 125 protein yields the protein MVYTEVPKSVATFMETITEKCGEAHQDWAKNFQAAFANTLLTTVKRQEDGTTFLLTGDIPAMWLRDSTAQVRPYLVIAKEDEDLAQMIAGLVKRQFRYICIDPYANAFNETDNHAGHQTDKTEMNGWIWERKYEIDSLCYPVQLAYLLYKNTGMTEQFNSDFVEGVKKILNVFTTEQDHAQSPYLFERDTWRQEDTLVEAGKGIPVGKTGMTWSGFRPSDDACQYGYLVPSNMFAVVILGYIQEIFSDVLEDATIVAIAKKLQEEIEEGIQTFGRTKNQNNETIYAYEVDGLGNASVMDDSNVPNLVAAPYLGYCSTEDEQYLTTRQTLLSKENPYFYEGKYAKGIGSSHTPENYVWPIALAMEGMTTKDKAEKERILDLLVATDAGTHLMHEGFDVDNPENYTREWFSWANMMFCELVMDYFDIRVEK from the coding sequence ATGGTTTATACAGAAGTTCCAAAATCCGTAGCAACATTTATGGAGACAATTACAGAAAAATGCGGTGAAGCACATCAAGATTGGGCAAAAAACTTTCAGGCGGCCTTTGCCAATACTTTACTAACAACAGTGAAACGTCAAGAAGATGGTACTACCTTTTTATTAACAGGCGATATTCCAGCAATGTGGTTGAGAGACTCAACAGCACAAGTTCGTCCCTATTTAGTGATTGCGAAAGAAGACGAAGACCTTGCTCAAATGATTGCTGGGTTGGTTAAGCGTCAGTTTCGTTATATTTGCATTGATCCATATGCCAATGCGTTTAATGAAACAGATAATCATGCAGGCCATCAAACTGATAAGACCGAAATGAATGGCTGGATTTGGGAACGGAAATATGAAATTGATTCATTATGTTACCCGGTCCAATTAGCCTATTTACTTTATAAAAATACTGGGATGACCGAACAATTTAATTCAGATTTTGTGGAAGGCGTCAAAAAAATTCTCAACGTTTTTACAACAGAACAAGATCACGCACAGTCACCTTATTTATTTGAACGAGATACGTGGCGTCAAGAAGATACGTTGGTTGAAGCAGGGAAAGGAATACCAGTTGGCAAAACAGGGATGACATGGTCAGGCTTCCGTCCTAGTGATGATGCCTGCCAATATGGTTACTTAGTTCCTTCTAACATGTTTGCAGTCGTAATTTTAGGCTATATTCAAGAAATTTTCTCTGATGTTTTAGAAGATGCTACGATTGTGGCGATTGCTAAAAAATTACAAGAAGAGATTGAAGAAGGCATCCAAACATTTGGACGAACAAAAAATCAAAATAACGAAACGATTTATGCGTATGAAGTGGATGGCTTAGGCAATGCAAGCGTGATGGATGACAGTAATGTTCCCAATTTAGTAGCAGCCCCTTATCTGGGTTATTGTTCAACAGAGGATGAACAATATTTAACAACCCGTCAAACCTTATTAAGTAAAGAAAATCCTTACTTCTATGAAGGTAAATACGCGAAAGGGATTGGTAGCTCGCATACACCAGAAAATTACGTGTGGCCGATTGCTTTAGCAATGGAAGGAATGACAACCAAAGATAAAGCAGAAAAAGAACGGATTTTAGATTTATTAGTTGCCACAGATGCGGGGACTCATTTGATGCATGAAGGTTTTGACGTAGATAATCCTGAAAATTATACAAGAGAATGGTTTTCATGGGCTAATATGATGTTTTGTGAATTAGTTATGGATTATTTTGACATCCGAGTGGAAAAATAG
- a CDS encoding GntR family transcriptional regulator — MKQPLYQQIIDYLQNEIDSGRLPVGAQVPTEKELSAQFNVSRITSKRALTELETQGVIQRHQGKGSFVQAPKHPLHTSLNKVLFLLPFADDLSVGNFYSGLAPTIQAAGLEVFMTSPNFLREKNAADIVNEFAGLVYYAATSNDYLDLLFELALMNFPVVVLDKKIHDLPFATIQSDNFAGGKTATERLIGLGHTKIGYILSGSPALQSVRQRYLGYLQALKEANLAFHTAITETNLLDEHNFKQYFEAHQLTAVVCDNDFSALHCLRNCKNLGIHVPEELSIIGFDDIQAAAFVEPPLTTMAQDFKEMGKLAGEVLLQTMQQDIQIIEDIQVPVTLIERETISTVSK; from the coding sequence ATGAAGCAGCCATTATATCAACAAATTATTGATTATTTACAAAATGAAATTGATTCAGGGCGATTGCCTGTTGGAGCGCAAGTGCCTACCGAAAAAGAATTATCGGCTCAGTTTAACGTCAGTAGAATTACGTCCAAACGAGCGCTAACTGAGTTGGAAACGCAAGGCGTAATCCAACGTCACCAAGGAAAAGGAAGTTTTGTTCAAGCACCAAAGCATCCTCTTCATACCTCTTTAAATAAAGTTCTTTTTTTATTGCCTTTTGCAGACGATTTATCAGTAGGAAATTTCTATAGCGGTTTGGCCCCTACTATTCAAGCAGCTGGTTTAGAAGTCTTTATGACCTCGCCTAATTTTTTGAGAGAGAAAAATGCTGCGGACATTGTGAATGAGTTTGCCGGGCTTGTCTATTATGCTGCTACTAGTAATGACTACCTCGACTTATTGTTTGAGTTGGCTTTGATGAATTTTCCAGTCGTTGTCTTGGATAAAAAGATCCATGATTTACCTTTTGCAACCATTCAATCAGACAACTTTGCTGGTGGTAAAACAGCAACCGAACGCTTAATTGGCTTAGGACATACAAAAATTGGATATATCCTTTCAGGAAGTCCGGCCCTACAATCCGTTCGGCAACGTTATTTAGGTTATCTCCAAGCTTTAAAAGAAGCCAATCTGGCGTTCCATACAGCAATCACGGAAACCAATCTCTTAGATGAACACAACTTTAAACAGTATTTTGAGGCGCACCAACTCACAGCCGTGGTCTGCGATAATGACTTCAGCGCGTTACATTGTTTACGAAACTGTAAAAACCTAGGTATTCATGTGCCTGAAGAATTATCGATTATTGGTTTTGACGATATTCAAGCAGCAGCATTTGTCGAACCGCCATTAACAACCATGGCGCAAGACTTTAAAGAAATGGGAAAACTAGCTGGTGAAGTGTTATTACAAACGATGCAACAAGACATTCAAATCATAGAAGACATTCAAGTACCTGTCACATTAATTGAAAGAGAAACCATTTCTACTGTTTCAAAATGA
- a CDS encoding LysR family transcriptional regulator, with amino-acid sequence MNIQQMKYVAAIANNGSFREAAKKLFITQPSLSNSIRELEEELGISLFLRTNKGAFLTEEGMVFLEQAEKVLVQMELLENRYRETVTSERFSISSQHYDFLGEVIAKVLKKYGDQYKDFRVFETTTLKVIEDVKGFHSELGIIYLNEQNSVSIERYLEQANLAYEVISTFNTHIFLGNHHPLAKQKEIHLEELVPYPQVRFNQEGSNFSYFSEDLVEIPEQESVIHTTDRGTLMNLLVETNAYASGSGVVTGFTKKEIRLVPLAPALENRICLLFPKNREISPIGRYFIKELKALFKKEVDTKTFSTKE; translated from the coding sequence TTGAATATTCAACAAATGAAGTATGTTGCTGCCATAGCTAACAATGGGAGTTTTCGGGAAGCAGCCAAAAAACTATTTATTACACAACCTAGCTTGTCAAATAGTATTCGGGAATTAGAAGAAGAACTAGGGATTTCCCTCTTTTTACGTACCAATAAGGGTGCTTTTTTAACAGAAGAAGGAATGGTTTTTTTAGAACAAGCAGAGAAAGTTTTAGTTCAAATGGAGTTATTGGAAAATCGCTATCGTGAGACAGTGACCAGCGAACGATTCTCCATCTCTTCGCAACATTACGATTTTTTAGGTGAAGTAATTGCCAAAGTTCTTAAAAAGTATGGGGATCAATATAAAGATTTTCGTGTCTTTGAAACCACAACCTTAAAAGTAATTGAAGACGTCAAAGGATTTCACAGTGAGTTGGGGATTATTTATTTAAATGAACAAAATAGTGTCAGTATTGAACGGTATTTAGAACAAGCTAATCTAGCCTACGAGGTAATTAGTACTTTTAATACACACATTTTTTTAGGAAATCATCATCCTTTAGCCAAGCAAAAAGAAATTCATTTAGAGGAATTAGTTCCCTATCCACAAGTTCGCTTTAATCAAGAAGGAAGCAATTTTTCCTATTTTTCTGAAGATTTAGTTGAAATTCCTGAACAGGAATCGGTCATTCATACTACGGATCGTGGAACTTTAATGAATTTGTTGGTAGAAACCAATGCTTATGCTTCTGGTTCAGGTGTCGTAACGGGTTTTACGAAGAAAGAAATTCGGTTAGTACCATTGGCGCCAGCCTTGGAAAATCGTATTTGTTTACTCTTTCCCAAAAATCGGGAAATCAGTCCGATTGGTCGCTACTTTATCAAAGAACTAAAAGCGTTGTTTAAAAAAGAGGTAGATACCAAAACGTTTAGCACTAAGGAATAA
- a CDS encoding carbonic anhydrase, whose product MKEECMKKIKNMDVEWSYTGNDGPEHWHTLCDWFAEGAKFAYQSPIALEKESAETVNSQITFHYKKEEFTEKEFKNTFHFVPPNTESYVMFENVAYHLTDIHFHMPSEHLLSGKQYPLEFHLVHMNDAGENLVVGCLFTITEEENRFSEANHPMDWENGTHQQWFNPSIFLPEERLHYHYVGSLTTPPTKGPVKWFVFDTIQKMDQAFLNKIKEGMLAFNNRPLQPLNGRKIYFSND is encoded by the coding sequence ATGAAGGAAGAGTGTATGAAAAAAATAAAAAATATGGACGTTGAATGGAGCTATACAGGCAACGATGGACCAGAACATTGGCATACGCTATGTGACTGGTTTGCAGAAGGTGCTAAGTTTGCTTATCAATCGCCAATTGCTTTAGAAAAAGAAAGTGCTGAGACAGTAAATTCTCAGATTACGTTTCATTATAAAAAAGAAGAATTCACTGAAAAGGAATTCAAAAATACGTTTCATTTTGTACCACCAAATACGGAAAGTTACGTAATGTTTGAAAATGTTGCGTATCATTTAACCGATATCCATTTTCATATGCCTAGCGAACATTTGCTGTCGGGAAAGCAGTATCCGCTAGAATTCCATTTGGTTCATATGAATGATGCTGGCGAAAATTTAGTTGTCGGTTGCCTGTTTACCATCACAGAGGAAGAAAATCGTTTTTCAGAAGCGAATCATCCGATGGACTGGGAAAACGGCACGCACCAACAATGGTTTAATCCGTCAATCTTTTTACCAGAGGAGCGTCTACACTACCATTATGTAGGCTCGTTAACAACACCGCCAACTAAGGGTCCAGTGAAATGGTTTGTATTTGATACCATTCAAAAAATGGATCAAGCCTTTTTAAATAAGATCAAGGAAGGTATGTTGGCCTTTAACAATCGGCCCCTTCAGCCGTTGAATGGGCGTAAGATTTATTTTTCAAATGATTAG
- the pyrE gene encoding orotate phosphoribosyltransferase, whose translation MTKVAKKIAKDLLDIEAVFLNPNEPFTWASGIKSPIYCDNRITMSYPAVRKEIAEGLAAKIKETFPEVEVIAGTATAGIPHAAWVADILGLPMVYIRSKAKDHGKGNQIEGRISEGQKMVVIEDLISTGGSVLEAAEAAEREGATVLGVAAIFTYELPKGTANFADKQMTLLTLTNYSTLIDAALEANYIEEKDVTLLQEWKKDPENWGK comes from the coding sequence ATGACAAAAGTAGCAAAAAAGATTGCCAAAGATTTATTAGATATTGAAGCGGTATTTTTAAACCCTAATGAGCCTTTTACTTGGGCTAGTGGCATAAAAAGCCCGATTTATTGTGATAACCGTATCACGATGAGTTATCCTGCTGTGCGTAAAGAAATTGCAGAAGGCTTAGCGGCAAAAATTAAAGAGACTTTCCCAGAAGTCGAAGTGATTGCTGGGACAGCTACCGCAGGGATTCCACATGCGGCATGGGTAGCCGATATTTTAGGATTACCAATGGTTTATATCCGCAGTAAAGCCAAAGATCACGGCAAAGGGAATCAAATTGAAGGCCGAATTTCTGAAGGACAAAAAATGGTAGTTATCGAGGATTTAATTTCAACAGGCGGTAGCGTGTTAGAAGCGGCAGAAGCGGCGGAACGTGAAGGAGCAACGGTTTTAGGTGTTGCGGCAATCTTCACTTATGAGTTACCCAAAGGAACGGCAAATTTTGCAGATAAACAGATGACGTTACTAACGTTAACCAATTATTCAACTTTAATTGATGCTGCATTAGAAGCAAATTATATCGAAGAAAAAGATGTTACCTTATTACAAGAATGGAAAAAAGATCCTGAAAACTGGGGCAAATAA